CGCCTCCATCGGCAGCGGATCAGTGTCAGCCGGCGGAACCAGCCCTGGCGCGAGACCCCATGCCGCGCTGCGGGCCACGAGCGCCTCGGGGCCGATGAGGTGGACCGGCACGTCGCGCCTGTCGTCCAGCGCGATGCTGGCCGCAGCCTGATGGTCGCCCAGAACGATCATGAGCGGCGGCGCATCGGCATGGCGCAGCGCATAGCCGGTCACGACGCGCAGAACATAGTCTATGGATTTGCGATATTGCTGCCGCACCCGCGCGCGATCCTGCCAGACGATGCGCGGCGGGTCTCCTGCCTCTGCCATCTCGTTAAAGATCTGCCCGTCGCCAATTTTTTCCCAGTCGATCATGGACGGGATCGGCACCCATGGCGCGTGGGACGAGATCAGCGCGATCTGCGCGAAGACCGGGCGCGGATCGGTGTCGCCCTCTGCCAGCAGCCGGTCAGCCGCCGCCAGCGTGAACTGGTCTGGCATGGTCACCCAGTTGAACGGCTTTCCGCGATAGCCCAGATCAGCCGCTGTAAACACATCATCGAAGCCCATGCGCTGCGCCTCTGGCCAGGGCAGGGTGATGGCCGGCATGATCGCCGCGGTGCGAAACCCCGCGCGCTGCGCATGATGGAACATCGTCTGCCGCCCGCTTGCCAGCGCGGCAAGATAGCGGGACTGGTCGCTGATCCAAAGGCCGTTGGCGAAGCTCGCATGGGCCAGCCAGCTCTGCCCGCCCTGCGTCGGCGAGGTCAGAAACCCCGAACGCATCGACAGCCCGGCCTGTCGCAGCTGCGCTTCGGCTTTGCGCAGCACCGGCAAATGCGTGTCCGCGTAGAACGGTGTATCGAAGCTCGTCCGACCATAGCTCTCGATAAAAATTACCAGAACGTCGCGGTTGATAGCGCTCAGCAGACCGTCCCGCCTTTTAAGCGGATCGCGCTGCGCCGCAGCGCGGAAGGCGCGCAGGTCAGTCAGGCTTTGCCGGGCGGTCTGCGCGGTGCGGATGGCGAATTCGGTGCTGCCGCCGACCGGCCCGCTCAGTGCGAAAATACCCGCCGCGGCGGCGCCGAGCGTCAGGATCGCGGCCGGGCGCAGTCTCGGCGCGATCCGTGCCCAGACCGACAGCGCCCACCACAGCGCCACCGCCAGCCCCGACAGCAACGCGATCAGCGCCAGCGCAAGGATCAGCGTCGCCGCCGTGCCAAAGCTTCCGGCGAGGATGCGCCGCGTGGCCTCTATCAGCGGCAGGTCCGCCACCGGGTTGAAGCTGCGCCCAAGCACCTCCCGCGTCGCCAGATCGGCGATTTTCAGTGCCACGATCGAGACCAGCGCCGCGGTTATCGACACCAGCAGGATGCGCCCGGTCCTGCCACGCCCCAGCATCACCGACAGTGCCAACAGCAATGGCAGTTCAGGCGGCAGGCTCAGCAGCGCCTCGGGAGAGAGATCTTCGGGTCGATGCGGCAGCACCAGCACGAACCACAGAACCAGAGCCGCACAAGCCGCGCGCAGCGGGCCGGGTGGCTGAACCGCCTCCGGCCTCATCACCGCCGCGCCCGGAGCCACAGAATATCGGCGGCAAAGGACCAGAGGACGAGGCCAAGCGCTGCCCATGATAACCCGTCCGCAAGCGGACCCGGCAGGGCGGGCAGCTGAAGCAGGATCAGCGTTGCCAGCTGCGCGACGCAGATCGCCTTACGTCGCCAGCGCTGCGGCAGCGGTGCCGTCAGCCACGGCCAGACCATCGAGGCTGCTGCAAAGAGATATCTTACCAGCCCGAGCGCCAGGACCGGCGCGCCTGCGGCGCTGCCGAGATAGCCATGCACCGCCAGCAGCAGCGCCAGAAGCGCGTCGATCTCGAGATCGAAACGCGCGCCGAATGACGAGGCGAGCCCGCTGCGCCGCGCCAACCAGCCGTCGATCCCGTCCAAGGCCAGGGCGACGCTGGCAATCGCCGCAACAGTCCAGCCCGCCGCCATGCCTGACAAGAGCGGTGAGGTCAGGCTGAGGATCATGGCCGCGCGGATCATGGTCAGCGTATTGGCCGGCCCGACCCGGTGAAGCGGGTAGTGCCGCACCATCAGCCCCCGGATCAGCAGCCACAGCAGCACGAACCCGATGACGGGCAGTACCCACCCGGAAACCCCGATCGGCCGCAACGCCGCGCAGCAGATCAGCAACGCGGCACATCCTGCGAGCCCGGCGCCGAACAGTCCTGCCTGAAGATGATCCTGCCGCCGACCCCGCATCGCCCCGCGTAGCCGAGCCTCGCCGCCGATTTCGCTCATCAGGCGACGTTATGGGAATGCAGCCTCGCGTCAAG
This genomic window from Paracoccus sediminicola contains:
- a CDS encoding sulfatase-like hydrolase/transferase codes for the protein MRPEAVQPPGPLRAACAALVLWFVLVLPHRPEDLSPEALLSLPPELPLLLALSVMLGRGRTGRILLVSITAALVSIVALKIADLATREVLGRSFNPVADLPLIEATRRILAGSFGTAATLILALALIALLSGLAVALWWALSVWARIAPRLRPAAILTLGAAAAGIFALSGPVGGSTEFAIRTAQTARQSLTDLRAFRAAAQRDPLKRRDGLLSAINRDVLVIFIESYGRTSFDTPFYADTHLPVLRKAEAQLRQAGLSMRSGFLTSPTQGGQSWLAHASFANGLWISDQSRYLAALASGRQTMFHHAQRAGFRTAAIMPAITLPWPEAQRMGFDDVFTAADLGYRGKPFNWVTMPDQFTLAAADRLLAEGDTDPRPVFAQIALISSHAPWVPIPSMIDWEKIGDGQIFNEMAEAGDPPRIVWQDRARVRQQYRKSIDYVLRVVTGYALRHADAPPLMIVLGDHQAAASIALDDRRDVPVHLIGPEALVARSAAWGLAPGLVPPADTDPLPMEAMRDLMLLGFSDAARVAPP
- a CDS encoding CDP-alcohol phosphatidyltransferase family protein, with the protein product MSEIGGEARLRGAMRGRRQDHLQAGLFGAGLAGCAALLICCAALRPIGVSGWVLPVIGFVLLWLLIRGLMVRHYPLHRVGPANTLTMIRAAMILSLTSPLLSGMAAGWTVAAIASVALALDGIDGWLARRSGLASSFGARFDLEIDALLALLLAVHGYLGSAAGAPVLALGLVRYLFAAASMVWPWLTAPLPQRWRRKAICVAQLATLILLQLPALPGPLADGLSWAALGLVLWSFAADILWLRARR